A region from the Chrysoperla carnea chromosome 4, inChrCarn1.1, whole genome shotgun sequence genome encodes:
- the LOC123298988 gene encoding CCHC-type zinc finger protein CG3800 — translation MSSSLCCYKCNRIGHFARECPQGGGSGGGRDGGGRGGMDGGGFNRREKCYKCNRFGHFARDCKDQDRCYRCNSTGHIAKDCLQSPDAPSCYNCNKPGHIARACPESNSDRDGGGRYNSQLCYTCQKTGHISRNCPESTKACYICNQPGHLRRDCEQDVRK, via the coding sequence ATGAGTTCAAGTTTATGCTGTTACAAATGCAACCGTATCGGTCATTTTGCCCGTGAATGTCCACAAGGCGGTGGCAGCGGCGGTGGACGTGACGGTGGTGGTCGTGGTGGTATGGACGGTGGCGGCTTCAACAGACGTGAAAAGTGTTACAAATGTAATCGTTTTGGTCATTTTGCACGTGATTGTAAAGATCAAGACCGTTGTTATCGTTGCAATAGCACCGGCCATATTGCCAAGGATTGTTTACAAAGTCCTGACGCTCCGTCATGTTACAATTGTAATAAACCAGGGCATATTGCGCGCGCATGCCCTGAATCGAATTCCGATCGTGACGGAGGTGGTCGTTACAATTCACAATTGTGCTATACATGTCAAAAGACAGGTCATATTTCGAGAAATTGTCCAGAGAGTACTAAGGCGTGTTACATTTGCAATCAACCGGGACATCTTAGGCGTGATTGCGAACAAGATGTCAGAAAGTAA